CCAACACCGAGCATGGCGACTAATACCACGCCTAAGGGAGCAAATGCAGTGAAAGTGCTAACCATGGAGGTTAGGAAGTGAGTGAGTGCTTCCGCACTGAGTAGATTGTTCACTACAATAGGGCTGTCTGTGCGCGGGTCTATCGCATCAAAGCTCACACCCGACAGCAGTGCTGAAAGCCCCCATACCGCAAACATCAGTATTAAAAATAACATCGCAGGATCAGGTAGCTTATTCCCCACGCGTTCAATACCGTCCAGCGCTTTACCTAACATGCCCTGCGCGCCGTTATCAGCAGGGATTTGTGTACTAGCCATAATCAATCCAACCTATTTTGTTTTTATCCGTCTAGCTAAATACAGCAAGCCAGTACAATTGGCTCAGCATTAGCAACGCGGATTTCTTAGTAAACAATAGGATAGAATTGAAGGCTTTACCCAAGCTTAAATTAAGCACTTGATTTTAAAATAGCTAGAAACGGCACTATTTCAGATAGACATAAAAAAAGCCCCGTTGACCAACGGGGCTTTAGCAGTAAACGCGCTTTAAGTGAAAAACTACTTACTAGTATCGATTGGCGCAAATGACTTGATAAGATCATCAACTGCTTTCATCTGCACTAAATAGTTCTCTAACTGATTCAACGGCAGAGCACAAGGACCATCACACTTTGCATTATCTGGATCTGGGTGCGCTTCAATAAACAAGCCCGCTAAACCTAATGCCATGCCACTCCGTGCAAGCTCTGTTGCTTGAGCGCGGCGTCCACCAGCACTATCGCTACGTCCACCTGGTTGTTGTAATGCATGAGTTGCATCAAAAATGACTGGATAGCCTGATTGCTTCATCTCATCCATGCCCAACATATCAACCACTAGGTTGTTATAACCAAAGCTTGAGCCACGCTCACATAAAATGATCTCGTCATTACCCGCTTCATTAAACTTAGTAATGATGTGACGCATTTCGTGAGGCGCTAAGAACTGTGGTTTCTTAACATTGATAATCGCACCAGTTTGCGCCATTGCGACAACCAAGTCAGTTTGACGTGCTAAGAAGGCTGGCAACTGAATAATATCGACAACTTCAGCCACTGGAGCACACTGAGCAACTTCATGTACGTCCGTAATTAATGGTAGGTTGAAGGTTGATTTGATCTCTTCAAAGATCTTTAACCCCTCTTCCATGCCAGGGCCACGGTAAGAGTTAACCGATGAGCGATTCGCCTTATCAAATGACGCTTTAAATACGTAAGGGATCCCCAGTTTCTGAGTCACTTCCGCGTAAGTCTCGGCTATCTGCATTGCAAGATCGCGTGACTCCAGCACATTCATACCACCAAACAACACAAAAGGTTTGTCATTTGCGATTTCAATCGAACCTAAACCAATGGTTTTATTGCTCATCAATCTCTTCTCTCTTGGTGAGCCAAGACTTTTGCCTTGGCGTTATTCAAATTAAATTGTTACCCATAACACTAGGTTGCGACTATTTGCAGGATTTGACCACACATCCATGCCATATAAGTGCCTAAAGCATAGCCCAACACAGCCAGAAGCACACCAACAGGCGCAAGCGCTGGGTGGAACGCTGCTGCAACAACAGGGGCTGATGCTGCGCCACCGACGTTAGCCTGACTGCCTACCGCCATATAAAATAGCGGCGCTTTAATTATTTTGGCGACAATGAGCATAAAGCTGGCGTGCACTGTCATCCAAATAATACCAATAGCAAAGTACCACAGGTTCTCCGCATCAAATAGCTTAGACACATCCATATGTAAACCGATAGTCGCGACTAAGATGTACAAGAATACTGTTGCAACTTTCGATGCGCCAGCCGCTTCTAGGTGGCGCACTGGGCTGAACGACATTGCTAAGCCGATGGTTGTTACTGTGACGATTAACCAGAAGAACTTAGAGGTTAAACTGTAATCGCGGGTCCATGGGTAGTTCGCTTCAAAAAATGGCCCTAAGAAATCGGCGAATAGATGCGCTAGACCGGTAATACCAAAGCCAACTGCAGCAATCATCATTAAGTCGTTAAGGCTCGGAATACGTGCGTTCTCGGCATGGTACTTTTCTACTTTCTCTTTCAACGCCTCTAAGGCCGAAGTATCAGCCCCTGTTTTAGCGTCGATCTCTTTGGCTTTTGATGCCATAAATAGCAATACTGCCATCCATATATTGGCCACAATGACATCGACGGTCACCATGATAGAGAATATTTCGCCACCGGCTCCGTAGATCTCTTTCATAGCAGCCTGATTCGCGCCGCCACCAATCCAACTCCCCGCAAGCGTTGTCATACCACGCCATACAGCCTCTGGACCAGTCACACCTAACACGTCAGGGTTGATGCTAGAGATAATCAACAGTGCAATAGGGCCGCCAATCACAATCCCGACGGTACCTGTCAAAAACATGATAATCGCTTTGGGGCCGAGAGACAGAATTGCTTTAAGGTCAACACTTAAAATAAGCAGCACTAAACAAGCCGGTAGCAAATAACGAGATGCGACGAAATACAGCTTGGAAGTGTCGCCGTCGATAATATTAAAGGTGTTTAGCAATGATGGTAAAAAATAACACATCAACAATGCGGGAATGTAAGTATAAAACTTCTTCCAAAAGTGGTTACTACTGTTGCTGGTATAAAAAACAAAACCCAACACAACGGCGAGTATAC
The Shewanella sp. KX20019 DNA segment above includes these coding regions:
- the kdsA gene encoding 3-deoxy-8-phosphooctulonate synthase; this encodes MSNKTIGLGSIEIANDKPFVLFGGMNVLESRDLAMQIAETYAEVTQKLGIPYVFKASFDKANRSSVNSYRGPGMEEGLKIFEEIKSTFNLPLITDVHEVAQCAPVAEVVDIIQLPAFLARQTDLVVAMAQTGAIINVKKPQFLAPHEMRHIITKFNEAGNDEIILCERGSSFGYNNLVVDMLGMDEMKQSGYPVIFDATHALQQPGGRSDSAGGRRAQATELARSGMALGLAGLFIEAHPDPDNAKCDGPCALPLNQLENYLVQMKAVDDLIKSFAPIDTSK
- a CDS encoding DUF819 family protein, which codes for MSSSDSVTSALVTNDATALGILAVVLGFVFYTSNSSNHFWKKFYTYIPALLMCYFLPSLLNTFNIIDGDTSKLYFVASRYLLPACLVLLILSVDLKAILSLGPKAIIMFLTGTVGIVIGGPIALLIISSINPDVLGVTGPEAVWRGMTTLAGSWIGGGANQAAMKEIYGAGGEIFSIMVTVDVIVANIWMAVLLFMASKAKEIDAKTGADTSALEALKEKVEKYHAENARIPSLNDLMMIAAVGFGITGLAHLFADFLGPFFEANYPWTRDYSLTSKFFWLIVTVTTIGLAMSFSPVRHLEAAGASKVATVFLYILVATIGLHMDVSKLFDAENLWYFAIGIIWMTVHASFMLIVAKIIKAPLFYMAVGSQANVGGAASAPVVAAAFHPALAPVGVLLAVLGYALGTYMAWMCGQILQIVAT